One genomic segment of Rhinopithecus roxellana isolate Shanxi Qingling chromosome 6, ASM756505v1, whole genome shotgun sequence includes these proteins:
- the LOC104663614 gene encoding mucin-3A-like: MITSPNTNTTPLFTLLATFPTTTPDTTSHSTRSFTSSAIYSTASTSTTAISSASPTSGTIVTSTTMTPSSLTTDIPSTTPTTITHPSVGSTGFPTTGTDLTSTFTDSSSSAMSTSVIPSSPSIQNTETSSLVSRTSVTTPSERPTLPSTDSTLTSSLLTPFPSTYSFSSSMSSSSAGTTHTETISSPPASTSTLHTTAESTLSPTATTSLTTSTTMELPSTTVATTGTGQTTFPTFLETTTLIATTDKCTESLTTAVTSPPITSSVTSTNTVTSVTTTTSPLTTTNYFTSLTSMTLSSTPVPSTEAITSGTTNTIPPSILVTTLLTTNVSSMTTSETTYPNSPSGPGTNSTTEITYPTTMTETSSTATSIPPTSPLVSTAETSKSPTTNLVTTTTTTTKTASHSTSSFTSSSIYSTASRYTTAITSVPTTLGTMMTSTSMMPSTMSTEYRNLILCQHDLCHHSQWEANFCQYSQHSDKVPFDLLPRDVFIFVFHACQQCSDHSHRDQHIHNCHLLSFPYLRYHSDFHNHDPIFSDYRHPFDNTNDYHPPFCGLYWLPDYRNRPHINIHCFQFLSNVHKCHSILPQHPEHRNLIPCQHDLCHHSQRDTNSHRISHNSCDFSSHYFNSQFHKYSDFCDNCNLSSHNHKLFYITDHQQIHNCHHLSSHNLGYHDDFYIHDPIYSEYSQHIHNCHLLSFPYLRYHSDFHNHDPIFSDYRHPFDNTNDYHPPFCGL; this comes from the exons ATGATCACCAGTCCGAACACCAACACCACACCTCTATTTACCTTGTTGGCTActttccccaccaccacccccgatACCACCTCCCACAGTACCCGCAGCTTCACTTCTTCAGCCATTTACTCCACAGCCAGCACATCCACAACTGCCATCTCCTCAGCTTCCCCTACCTCAGGTACCATAGTGACTTCCACAACCATGACCCCATCTTCTCTGACTACAGACATCCCTTCGACAACACCAACAACTATCACCCACCCTTCTGTGGGCTCTACTGGCTTCCCGACTACAGGAACAGACCTCACATCAACATTCACTGATTCCAGTTCCTCAGCAATGTCCACAAGTGTCATTCCATCTTCCCCCAGCATCCAGAATACAGAAACCTCATCCCTTGTTAGCAGGAcctctgtcaccactcccagcGAGAGACCAACTCTCCCAAGTACTGACAGCACTCTGACAAGTTCCCTCCTGACGCCCTTCCCAAGTAcatattcattttcctcttccatgTCTTCCAGCAGTGCCGGGACCACTCACACAGAGACTATTTCCTCACCTCCAGCCAGCACCAGTACACTCCACACAACAGCCGAATCCACCCTGTCACCCACTGCCACCACCTCACTCACCACATCCACAACGATGGAACTACCTTCAACCACTGTAgcaactacaggcacaggccagaCCACCTTCCCCACATTCCTTGAGACCACCACACTGATTGCTACAACTGACAAGTGCACAGAATCTCTCACAACAGCTGTGACTTCTCCTCCCATTACTTCATCAGTCACTTCCACAAATACAGTGACTTCTGTGACAACTACAACCTCTCCTCTCACAACCACAAATTATTTTACATCACTGACCAGTATGACTCTGTCTTCTACACCTGTCCCAAGCACAGAAGCAATCACCAGTGGCACCACAAACACAATCCCTCCATCTATCTTGGTGACCACACTCCTCACTACAAATGTCTCATCTATGACAACATCTGAGACCACCTATCCTAATTCTCCGAGTGGCCCTGGTACAAACTCCACGACTGAAATCACCTATCCCACCACTATGACAGAGACATCATCCACTGCCACCTCTATTCCACCCACTTCTCCCTTGGTCTCAACTGCAGAAACATCCAAAAGTCCTACCACAAACTtggtaaccaccaccaccaccaccaccaagaccGCCTCACATAGTACCTCCAGCttcacttcttcaagcatctacTCCACAGCCAGCAGATACACAACTGCCATCACCTCAGTTCCCACAACCTTGGGTACCATGATGACTTCTACATCCATGATGCCATCTACTATGAGTACAG AATACAGAAATCTCATCCTTTGTCAGCATGAcctctgccaccactcccagtggGAGGCCAACTTTTGCCAGTACTCACAGCACTCCGACAAGGTCCCTTTTGACCTCCTTCCCAGGGACGTATTCATTTTTGTCTTCCATGCCTGCCAGCAGTGCTCGGACCACTCACACAGAGA CCAGCACATCCACAACTGCCATCTCCTCAGCTTCCCCTACCTCAGGTACCATAGTGACTTCCACAACCATGACCCCATCTTCTCTGACTACAGACATCCCTTCGACAACACCAACGACTATCACCCACCCTTCTGTGGGCTCTACTGGCTTCCCGATTACAGAAACAGACCTCACATCAACATTCACTGTTTCCAGTTCCTCAGCAATGTCCACAAGTGTCATTCCATCCTCCCCCAGCATCCAGAACACAGAAACCTCATCCCTTGTCAGCATGAcctctgtcaccactcccagcGAGACACCAACTCTCACAG AATCTCTCACAACAGCTGTGACTTCTCCTCCCATTACTTCAACAGTCAGTTCCACAAATACAGTGACTTCTGTGACAACTGCAACCTCTCCTCTCACAACCACAAATTATTTTACATCACTGACCA CCAGCAGATACACAACTGCCATCACCTCAGTTCCCACAACCTTGGGTACCATGATGACTTCTACATCCATGATCCCATCTACTCTGAGTACAG TCAGCACATCCACAACTGCCATCTCCTCAGCTTCCCCTACCTCAGGTACCATAGTGACTTCCACAACCATGACCCCATCTTCTCTGACTACAGACATCCCTTCGACAACACCAACGACTATCACCCACCCTTCTGTGGGCTGTAG
- the LOC115898183 gene encoding mucin-3A-like: MTASSLTTDIPSTTPTTITHPSVGSTGFSTTGTDLTSTFTGSSSSAMSTSVIPSSPSIQNTETSSLVSMTSVTTPSETPTLPSTDGTLTSSLLTPFPSTYSFSSSMSSSSAGTTHTETISSPPVSTSTVHTTAESTLSPAAATSLTTSTTMEPPSTTAATTGTGQTTFPSSTATFPETTTLTATTDKSTESLTTAVTSPPITSSVTSTNTVTSVTTTTSPLTTTNYFTSLTSMTLSSTPIPSTEAITSGTTSTIPPSILVTTLPTTNVSSMTTSETTYPNSPSGPGTNSTTEITYPTTMTETSSTATSIPPTSPLVSTAGTAKSPTTNLVNTTTTKTTLHSTSSFTSSSIYSTASRYTTAITSVPTTLGTMMTSTSMIPSTLSTGIPTSQPTTITPSSVGLTSSLPMMTDLTSVYTVSSMSATPTTVVPSSPTVQNTETSSFVSMTSATTPSGRPTFASTHSTLTRSRLTTFPGTYSFLPSMPASSAGTTHRESISSPPAITSALHTTAESTPSPTTTTSFTTSTMMEPPSTTGATTGTGQTTFPSSTATFPETTTLTPAIDICTESLTTAMTSPPRISSSITPTNTVTSMTTTTSWPTATNTLSSLTSSILSSPPVTSTEMITSRNTNTTPPSTLLTTFPTTTPDTTSHSTRSLNSSAIYSTASTSTTAISSASLTSGTIVTSTTMTPSSLTTDIPSTTPTTITHPSHPEYRNLIPCQQDLCHHSQRDTNSPNQHQYTPHNSRIHPVTCCRHLTHHIHNDGTTFNHGSNYRISHNSCDFSSHYFISHFHKYSDFCDNYNLSSHNHKLFYITD; this comes from the exons ATGACCGCATCTTCTCTGACTACAGACATCCCTTCGACCACACCAACAACTATCACCCACCCTTCTGTGGGCTCTACTGGCTTCTCGACTACAGGAACAGACCTCACATCAACATTCACTGGTTCCAGTTCCTCAGCAATGTCCACAAGTGTCATTCCATCTTCCCCCAGCATCCAGAATACAGAAACCTCATCCCTTGTCAGCATGAcctctgtcaccactcccagcGAGACACCAACTCTCCCAAGTACTGACGGCACTCTGACAAGTTCCCTCCTGACGCCCTTCCCAAGTAcatattcattttcctcttctatgTCTTCCAGCAGTGCCGGGACCACTCACACAGAGACTATTTCCTCACCTCCAGTCAGCACCAGTACAGTCCACACAACAGCCGAATCCACCCTGTCACCTGCTGCCGCCACCTCACTCACCACATCCACAACGATGGAACCACCTTCAACCACGGCAgcaactacaggcacaggccagaCCACCTTCCCCAGCTCTACAGCCACATTCCCTGAGACCACCACACTGACTGCTACAACTGACAAGTCCACCGAATCTCTCACAACAGCTGTGACTTCTCCTCCCATTACTTCATCAGTCACTTCCACAAATACAGTGACTTCTGTGACAACTACAACCTCTCCTCTCACAACCACAAATTATTTTACATCACTGACTAGTATGACTCTGTCTTCTACACCTATCCCAAGCACAGAAGCAATCACCAGTGGCACCACAAGCACAATCCCTCCATCTATCTTGGTGACCACACTCCCCACTACAAATGTCTCATCTATGACTACATCTGAGACCACCTATCCTAATTCTCCAAGTGGCCCTGGTACAAACTCCACGACTGAAATCACCTATCCCACCACTATGACAGAGACATCATCCACTGCCACCTCTATTCCACCCACTTCTCCCTTGGTCTCAACCGCAGGAACAGCCAAAAGTCCTACCACAAACTTGgtaaacaccaccaccaccaagaccACCTTACATAGTACCTCCAGCttcacttcttcaagcatctacTCCACAGCCAGCAGATACACAACTGCCATCACCTCAGTTCCGACAACCTTGGGTACCATGATGACTTCTACATCCATGATCCCATCTACTCTAAGTACAGGTATCCCTACCTCACAACCAACAACCATCACTCCCTCATCTGTGGGCCTCACTAGTTCATTACCTATGATGACAGACCTCACCTCAGTGTACACAGTCTCCAGCATGTCTGCAACGCCAACCACTGTCGTTCCCTCATCTCCCACTGTCCAGAATACAGAAACCTCATCCTTTGTCAGCATGAcctctgccaccactcccagtggGAGGCCAACTTTTGCCAGTACACACAGCACTCTGACAAGGTCCCGCTTGACAACCTTCCCAGGGACGTATTCATTTTTGCCTTCCATGCCTGCCAGCAGTGCTGGGACCACTCACAGAGAGAGTATCTCCTCACCTCCTGCCATCACCAGTGCACTCCACACAACGGCTGAATCCACCCCATCACCCACTACCACCACCTCATTCACCACATCCACAATGATGGAACCACCTTCAACCACTGGAGCAACTACAGGCACAGGTCAGACCACCTTCCCCAGCTCTACAGCCACATTCCCTGAGACCACTACACTGACTCCTGCAATTGACATTTGTACAGAATCTCTAACAACAGCCATGACTTCTCCTCCCCGCATCAGTTCTTCAATCACTCCCACCAATACAGTGACTTCTATGACAACTACGACCTCTTGGCCCACAGCCACTAATACGTTGTCATCACTCACCAGTAGCATTTTATCTTCTCCACCTGTCACAAGCACAGAAATGATAACCAGTCGTAACACCAACACCACCCCTCCATCCACCTTGTTGACTActttccccaccaccacccccgatACCACCTCCCACAGTACCCGCAGCTTAAATTCTTCAGCCATTTACTCCACAGCCAGCACATCCACAACTGCCATCTCCTCAGCTTCCCTTACCTCAGGTACCATAGTGACTTCCACAACCATGACCCCATCTTCTCTGACTACAGACATCCCTTCGACAACACCAACAACTATCACCCACCCTTCT CATCCAGAATACAGAAACCTCATCCCTTGTCAGCAGGAcctctgtcaccactcccagcGAGACACCAACTCTCCCAA TCAGCACCAGTACACTCCACACAACAGCCGAATCCACCCTGTCACCTGCTGCCGCCACCTCACTCACCACATCCACAACGATGGAACCACCTTCAACCACGGCAgcaactacag AATCTCTCACAACAGCTGTGACTTCTCCTCCCATTACTTCATCAGTCACTTCCACAAATACAGTGACTTCTGTGACAACTACAACCTCTCCTCTCACAACCACAAATTATTTTACATCACTGACTAG